From the genome of Planctomycetia bacterium, one region includes:
- a CDS encoding DUF1501 domain-containing protein produces the protein MMALAGVLADDHALVMEPPSLDPMTPRPPHFPGKAKHVVHLFMNGGPSQVDTFDPKPMLDRNHGKPLPIQNFRTERKTGVAMRSPFAFKKYGQSGIEVSELFSRTAEHIDDMCIIRSMHADVPNHEPSLLLMNCGDGRLPRPSFGSWVTYGLGSESKNLPGFVVMCPGGYPIVTTQNWRSAFMPGVYQGTYIDSQHTQIDKLVEYIHNTSMTPQRQREQLDLVRHLNEQHLQARQQDQMLESRIRTFELAFRMQSDAAEVFNLNKETPATRDRYGHTTHGRQLLYTRRLIERGVRFIQLWSGAGQPWDNHDGLEKQHRALAAQWDQPIAAFLSDLKQRGLFDSTLVLWGGEFGRTPVAELPQLNGRDHNHYGFTCWLAGGGIKGGIVQGSTDEFGFRAVEKPMHVHDLHATMLHLLGFDHTRLTYRYAGRDFRLTDVHGKVCKEILS, from the coding sequence ATGATGGCATTGGCAGGGGTACTCGCAGATGATCATGCATTGGTGATGGAGCCACCCTCACTTGATCCTATGACTCCCCGCCCACCTCATTTTCCGGGCAAGGCCAAGCATGTCGTGCATCTCTTCATGAACGGGGGGCCTTCACAGGTTGATACATTTGATCCCAAGCCGATGCTTGACCGTAATCACGGCAAGCCACTGCCTATCCAGAACTTCCGTACGGAGCGCAAGACCGGAGTAGCAATGCGCTCTCCATTTGCTTTCAAGAAGTATGGCCAATCTGGGATCGAAGTAAGTGAGCTATTTTCCAGAACAGCTGAACACATCGATGATATGTGTATCATCCGGTCGATGCATGCCGATGTGCCTAATCATGAACCTTCACTCTTACTGATGAATTGTGGTGATGGCAGACTGCCTCGTCCCAGCTTTGGCTCATGGGTTACCTACGGTCTCGGCAGCGAGAGCAAGAATTTACCCGGTTTTGTTGTCATGTGTCCTGGTGGGTATCCCATTGTTACCACACAAAACTGGCGGTCTGCCTTTATGCCTGGTGTCTATCAGGGAACCTATATCGACAGCCAGCACACTCAGATTGATAAACTCGTCGAATATATCCACAACACCAGCATGACCCCACAGCGGCAGCGGGAACAACTTGATCTGGTTCGGCACTTGAACGAGCAGCACTTGCAGGCTCGTCAGCAGGATCAGATGCTTGAATCACGCATTCGTACTTTTGAGCTGGCATTTCGCATGCAGAGCGATGCAGCTGAAGTATTCAATCTCAACAAAGAGACGCCAGCTACTCGAGACCGTTACGGCCACACCACCCATGGAAGACAACTGCTCTACACGCGCCGCTTAATTGAAAGAGGTGTTCGTTTCATCCAGCTCTGGAGCGGAGCAGGGCAGCCCTGGGACAATCATGATGGGCTGGAGAAGCAACATCGAGCACTGGCGGCCCAGTGGGATCAACCGATAGCTGCATTCCTGTCCGATTTGAAACAGAGGGGTTTGTTTGATTCAACTCTAGTATTGTGGGGTGGCGAGTTTGGCAGAACGCCTGTAGCGGAACTGCCTCAGCTCAATGGACGTGATCACAACCATTATGGTTTCACGTGCTGGCTGGCCGGTGGCGGTATCAAGGGGGGGATCGTGCAAGGCAGCACGGACGAGTTTGGCTTTCGCGCCGTTGAGAAACCTATGCATGTACACGATCTGCATGCGACGATGCTGCACCTGCTGGGGTTTGATCACACACGCTTAACCTACCGCTATGCCGGCCGTGATTTCAGGCTGACCGATGTGCATGGTAAAGTATGTAAAGAAATTCTGAGTTGA